GATCTTCGAGCCCAGCCTCGCCGCTGCTGATCAGCGTGGCGTAGACGGGCTTCGTCCCTTCGTACAGCACCACGGTCTGCTTGGTCAGGTTCACGTCCATCCACTTCTCGCCGTTCTTGCCCCACGCGGGCATTCGTTTGGCGGGGTCGAGACGAGAGCCATCGCGATCACTGATCCACTTGCCGTCGACGGTCTCGTAGTGCAGGCGCTTATTGAAGAACTGTTGCTTGCCGGTGAGTTTGTGTGCGGACCAATAGGGCGCCGCGCCGGCATCGATCAGCTTGTTTGCGCTCTTCTGGTACAGCCAGAACTTCGCGTTTTCTCGGCGCACGAAGACGAAGGGCAACTCGACTTCCTTGCCAATTTGCACGCCGTGATGGTCCGAACCCTGGATGGGTCGGAGTCGATCCGTGGGCATCACCCGCAAGTCCGTGGTGAGGCCGTAGCGCCGTCCTTCGAACAGAAAGGTCTGCAGGAACGAGTAGCCGACGCGGTGGCCCATGCGATCGATGATCAAGTCGTCCCCGCGCGGCTTGCGGTAGATGTTGGGCGTCGAGCCGCCGTCCCGCAGGAAACTCGGCAGCGGGTCCGTGGCCTTGTCCTGCCACGCCTTCGCGGGATCGATCAGCGTCCCAGAGCCGCCGAGCCACACGTCCTGGGCGTAGCTGGCGCCGATCTCTCCCCCCGCATCGAGCCACTCGGGCATGCGCTCGTCGATGTCAGGCTCCGCCTTGCGCAGTGCTTCGCCACCTGGCAAACGCGCGTACACCGGTCCCGCCTTGCGGACGGTGCCGTAGATGTACGGCAGCTTGCGCGACGGGTCTGGCTGAAGCTCTTGCGTCGCGACCACGACCGGATCCTTGGGGTCGAGGGTCGCCCGCCCACCGACGCAAACGTAGCCGTCGGGCTCCACCGGGTACCACCCGAGTTTGCAGCGGTCGTGTCCGGCCGGCTCTTTCGAGGTGGGGCTGGAGGCTCCGGCGCGCAGGTAGCCGAGCCGCCGCGACTGACGGGAGGGACGCTCGTAGATCCAGGTGCGCAGGCTCTTGCTGTAGATCCGGGG
This genomic stretch from Polyangiaceae bacterium harbors:
- a CDS encoding L,D-transpeptidase, with amino-acid sequence MRYPTKLALAWGLVLCGGCGQSEAGETPAAAKPAVSESAATQVASSASGSEPAAAPPRPKLPAVVTLDGSYHPWSNAVVQPGRPRIYSKSLRTWIYERPSRQSRRLGYLRAGASSPTSKEPAGHDRCKLGWYPVEPDGYVCVGGRATLDPKDPVVVATQELQPDPSRKLPYIYGTVRKAGPVYARLPGGEALRKAEPDIDERMPEWLDAGGEIGASYAQDVWLGGSGTLIDPAKAWQDKATDPLPSFLRDGGSTPNIYRKPRGDDLIIDRMGHRVGYSFLQTFLFEGRRYGLTTDLRVMPTDRLRPIQGSDHHGVQIGKEVELPFVFVRRENAKFWLYQKSANKLIDAGAAPYWSAHKLTGKQQFFNKRLHYETVDGKWISDRDGSRLDPAKRMPAWGKNGEKWMDVNLTKQTVVLYEGTKPVYATLISSGEAGLEDPAHTTATKRGIFRIHTKHVAVTMSSDEVGEAFELRDVPYVQYFDKEGYALHGAYWHDRFGTPKSHGCINLTPEDARRIFHWTEPQVPLGWHGVLLPLKGTVMFVHP